The window GAACTCAAAAACATATTAGTatgtaataataattaataacaatgtaaaatatacaaaaacaaatatttatatattaataatctctaataagaaacataatcaataaaattataaaattacacaatatataacagtAAAATATAAATCGTGAAAATATAtgcaataatattaaaattatacattgatgaaataaaaaaatttatccccACAGAAGTGTCGGTTAAAGTCTAGTTAGATCTTGGTTTTGAGTTGATTATTCTTATCCACATTCTCAAGAGCCGCAATTAGTGTATAGATTTCTTAACAAAATAGTTATAAGACAACACATTTTCTTTTTCACACGAATCAAATAGAATCAGATGAAAGTGTTCTACGAACGTTGATATCATATATCAAACTTGATTTAATAAAATgagttgttgacaaaaaaaatgttcaaattgTCGTACTGTGAGCGACGATTATATATTTCAGTAGGTTCACATTTTCTCCAAGAGTAAGAATAAGTTACCTGAACGAGATTCAGTTTATCCTCCAATATGACTTGAGTATACTATGCAAATACAGCTTAAACTAGTTGGGAATTATCTATCATTATATTACTTTCACGTTTTGATGTTAAATATTTGTGGCAATTTAaaagctaaaaatatttaacattgTTTTATATAACATAAGATTTTAATTATTCTATTTGGGTTTGCGTTTGCTTATGCTTTTGTAATATACAAATGTTTTGAGCTTGATCATAAACTCTTTACGATTTTATAagttacatttttgttgttttagaaGCGTTTATGATTTCTTCgtcgaaaaaaaaagatttcttCATCGGCTAAATTATTCATGGTTCGATACTTcgatttgtataaatatttagttttaattattgTCGGCATGAAATTACACAGTTGCAAATAAAACCCTATGGTGTAAATTCGAAAAATGCAAATATAGTTATGGAATCCTAAACGTGAGACTATTTAAAATACGGAATATGGAATCATAAATTATAAAGACGGTGCGGCGTTTTTGGTTTATGTATTTACGTTTAGTGGAACTAATACTaaaaagtctcaaatccataaAATTATAAGCGATTTAGGTTGACAAAGCGATTTAGGTTGACAAAGCGATCCTccgttacattttttttttccaaatatctGAGGTTCTCAACAAAAATAATCctaaatttataaaccaaaagtCGATTTATATAATCGCAATTTTGTTAAGGCCAGTCTCAAATACTTTAAACTATGGACTGTAAACGGCTATAAGATATGAATGATACTATACAAAAAGACATATAATGCGATTACAAGTTAGACGTACCAGATTTGTACACATACTTCTACATTCTCATACCCAAATAGTTTATTACTCTTAATAGAAATACAGTGATGTGGCATAATAAGAACCACTGGAACAGGCCAGAGAGCTCTTAAATCAGCAGATAAAGCGGGGTGGCCGACAAGTAGACAATCCAATATATGTGGGCATCATCTATTCGCTTTCTCAGCCCTCCACGTGTCGTCTTATCCTTATCAAACGCCTAGATTGTTCccaatatgaaaaaataaaagtttggcCCACTATTATTAGGGTAAATTTGTTATGCAACCAACCAAACAAAGAATAAAAGTCCAAAAACCGTATGCCTAGTTATTTCTTTCAGCAAACCTGTTATTGATGAATCAAACACCTACTTAAaagttttctaaaaattaaaatcaattatCCTAAAACTTGAACAGTTTGTAAAAAagttgacatatatatatatataaacaccaTGTAAATTTACGAAGAACTATTTTCGTCGTAAATCTTCGTTGTTACTGACACGTTTTTTTGTAGTGaacaataaaatatatgcaTAAATAAGAAGATACATGAAACTTAGGAATGATTTAATGATTTGGTTCATTTCTAATTCTAATGATctctaatattttgtatttttttatttttcctatATGTCCGATTAATTATCTCTACActtaattttcttatatactCTGCTTGAATTTTTCTTGAAATAAATGTAgataacatttcacaaatttcaactacaatatataaaaattccaATAAATTCATTTTTCCAATGACCTAAGTTTATTGTAATATAAAAGaattataattttatcaatccagaatttttaaaaattcaaatctataactaTTTTTACATAGACTGCAAAAGTTGAATTTAACATTAAGAATTGATGAGTTTAATTAGTAAtacaaaactataaaataaaagtatacCGTAGTAAAACTGCCAAACAGTTATATAGATGACGAAACCGTGATAGTAAaagattttgatacaaaaataGTGGTGAATAGGTTTcgatatcattatttttttgattttgataaatgtACTCAACGTCGACGCAAACTGCTTACTTTGTAACACTGCACCAGAATCAAGGGACCACCTTCTTTTTCAATGTAGTTACAGCTGGGAAGTCTGGTCTCAGACTGCGACGAGATGTCTAATTACTCCCCCACGTGACTGGGCTTCTCTTCTTCCCTTTATGAATGGCTTAACTCTACCAAAAAATCACAAGAAGCTCATCCTCCTAGCCTGGCAGTGCGCCATCTATCTCCTCTGGTCTGAAAGAAATGCGCGTCTCCACCGAGGTTGCTTCCGATCATCGCAATCACTTCTCGGCTCACTCGATCTAATTGTGCGCAATCGATGTTCCAGCTTTAGGGACACCAATCCCTCCTCCTCTTCAGCGATGCTCCAACTCTGGCTGTAGTATCGCGATCTGATCATTACTCATCCATCTATATCCTTTCTTATTACCAATTTCCGTTATCTCCGATCGTCGGAAGCAGGGGCGCTCAACTGCATGCGTCACAACATATTCCTCTACTTGGGCTTTCCTTTTGTCTATTATTGGGCTCTAATTATGTGTTTGGATTTCACTAGAAAAACACTAAGGTTTAAAAGCCTGTATTTGTTTGCTTTTCATGCATTTTAATAGAAAGcctcagttcaaaaaaaaaaaaaaaatgtactcACCGCTGTAGTAAACAATTATTATGTTGGGTTCATAATCGCTGTAGTAAAGAACTATTAATCAAAATCAACTCTTAATTCTTCGGTGGTTATATCGTGGAAATAAAACGATTGATAATAAGGTTTTGAAGTCAGAACGAAAACATTTTATGAAGCAATTTAATTAGCTGTCGGCCTGTTATATCACTATATATGTGAATTGTTAAATCACTATTCAAGAATCAAAACTGAAATATGTGTACATTTGAAAAGGATACAAacgttttaattttatttcactGTTCAAACCTTAAACATGCAACAACAAATCTAGACGCAATAAGTTATATGTTACTTTTCTTGTGGATGAAGCAACGGATTTCACCTTTTTTACATTGCCTCCACTAGATTCCCAATACAAAAGTCTCTGAAAACAATGCAAGTGATTCATCAATAGCTCTACATGGATTTCAAATTCCAAAAGAAGCTTCTCGCGGAAACAcctatttatgttatgtttCAGTTTCACACGCAAAGTAAATTCGATATTTAATCCCTCTTATAACAAGATTATAACTCATGTTGAATTGTGTATAGATCAGGAACTATTCTAGTAGGTTTCAAGGAACGTATGAACGTAGTTCAGTGCGACTTATATCGTACGTGGACTATATATGTGTGACTGTGTCTCAGACTCTGTACCAGGATGGCAGCTAGAGATTAAAACAATTCGAATAACATATAGGAAGTCACTAATCAATCCTTGTAACACTAATATTTCAAATGAAATTACTATCAGTGTTTTAcagacaaaaatatatttttaaaattctggAAAATACATTGACTTTTATCTCACATCGTTTGTTTAAGTACACTATCTTATAAAATTTGTTAGAAGAAAATTTCTTACAAGTTACAAGTAATACATTCTATAGAACAAAAAGGCCTAGAAACAATAAAATTTGTAcaaatttaagcaaaaaaaaaacaatttgtatCCAACAAAACCGTAGCAAACTATTTAACGTACAATATGTTATAGTGTAACTTGTACTAATCACATTTCAAGACTCAAGAGTATATATTTCCAAAACGAATTACATTAGCATTTTCTTAGGAAAAAAAGGGCTGAGATTTGATGTGAAAATAAGAGATATACAAGCACTAATTCATCAATCATTGGACCTTTGATGCGActattttgaataaataataaaacttacaccgaaatataacaaaaatgtttCGATGCgaaagatattattaatatacgTGCTATTTGATGGGGCCTTTTCATTTTGGATTTGTAGCTAACTTCTGAATACAGCCAAGGGATTGTGAAAATACAAAATAACATGGGGGGTATAATCGAAATTTGGACAGAAACTGCCTGTTCAGACATATGAAAGATATGTTGTGTCAGAGTTTCAAAAGTCCTTTCCCATGCTTCTTactacttctctctctctctctctctactgaAACCTCCCAAATTATAACTCTTACGTGATTGTGAGTTTTCCTTATCCTCCCTTGGAAATGCAAGATATTCATGATTACTCCATGACCGGAGGCGGCGGCAGCGGAGGAAGTACAGGGAGGTTTTACGGTGGAGGTAtcggcggcggcggaggaggtGGAGATCGGAGGATGAGAACGCATCAGAACAATATCCTTAACCATCACCAGTCTCTCAAGTGTCCTCGTTGCAACTCTCTTAACACAAAGTTCTGTTACTACAACAATTACAACCTCTCTCAGCCTCGACACTTTTGTAAAAACTGCCGTCGTTACTGGACCAAAGGCGGCGTTCTCCGTAACGTCCCCGTCGGAGGTGGTTGCCGGAAAGCCAAACGGTCGAAGTCTAAGCAGCCTCAGCCGTCTTCTCCTTCCTCCGCCGACAAGCCAACCACTCAAAACGTGGAGGAGAAATCAAGTAGCAGCGAGAGCTCTTCTCTTACCGCCTCTAACTCCACCGCCGTCACCGTCACCGCTACCGCCGCGAAGGTTGCGTCCCCGAGGGTTATGGACACTGATATGCCTAATCTCAAACAGTACGGAAACGGGATTGAATGGTCGACGTTGCTCGGACAGGGTTCATCGGACGGTGGAGCTTTCTCGGAGATCGGCGGTTTTACTGCGGCGTCAATGGTTGAAACGACACCGTTTGGGTTCGGGGGTACTTCCGTAAATCATCAGTCTATGGCTGATCATCTGAAGTTTGAAGATAATACTGTACAGCAGCAGTTTGGGGATCCAACGGCTCAGGTTGATCCGAATATGGGATTTGAACCGTTGGATTGGGGAAGTGGAGGAGGAGATCAAACACTCTTTGATCTAACTAGTTCAGTTGATCATGCATACTGGAGTCAAAGTCAATGGGCGTCGTCTGATCAAGATCAGAATGGTCTCTACCTACCTTAATTCTCACAGCTTcttcttaacaaaaaaataatatatatatattatacacaTAAGGTAAAGTTTGATGATGtttggtttatatatattttattttacgtAATGGGTTGAAAACGggatttattatataatatatatgactGCTTGTAAATTTTTTCctccaaatataaaaattacctCTTGTTTCCTAGTTTTTGGAATATCCCAAGAGTGGAGTTTAAGTTGGCTTTGGTTTACTTATCGTTGTATATTTGATAAGATTTAAATTTTGCTGtgattttgtttctttattgttgtgtctaataatattatatcttGTTTGGGCAAACACAAACTTGTCTTCAGCTTCTTTTGATTATGCATTTTGTGTGTTTGATTTGTAGTAACTCGTTAAAGAGTGTGATCGATCACTGATCAGATTCAGAGAGTATCTAAGTTAGCTTTTCATTAAGCCGGCTAGCACTTGAATAAACAATATGGAAACTCGATTGTCTTACTATATCTTATCTTCGGAAACTTATTGTCTCACAACTATATATTCCCCATCATAGCTTACACTATGTAATTGAAAAATGAAGACTACATGATCTACCATTATAGCATTTGTTTATTATACTAATAAAAAATCAACTCGAAAGAGTGATCTTAGGTTTGTGTTGATGTaaagaataatatttttgaatgtgatattttattttcctcaaTGGCGAATAGAAGAAAGTTTAGAGGAACTGTACGGAAAACGAGAGAGCCGTGCCGTCGCGTAAAAACTGTGCTTAGCAAATGGACTACGGGCTACTGCGCATGGGACCTACGTGTTAGTGCCTAGTTTCATGCGCGACATGTATTCCACGTGGCCAAGGCGGGTCCCACTTAACGTGTCTGAAATGTCAATGGGCTGACGTAGTTGTATCAATGGTCGGCTCGTCGTTTTCGCCAACTCCAACCATCGAATAAGACTTGAAAGATCTAACCGAGAAAGAAAGAGCGAGTACGGATCCTGATCCTCTGTGCATATATTCAGAAACCAGCTATGGGCCGTTGGATGAGTGAGAACTCTCAAGCACTTATACGCCGTGCGATCGGAATGGTGACAGCGCGAATCAAGGGTGATGATGAGGGAGGGGTCCATATTAGGTAGGTGGTAGTCATTGCAAGGAAACACTTGAAGGAGAGTAGGTCCAATAAGGCATGTGCACATATAAGTTATAGAATCTCATCAAATCACACATGGGTAAGTTTGGTTGGGAGGTTGGGAGAGTTAGGGATTGTCTGTGAGTTGGTGTATGACTCCACCATGTTGCCTAATCATTTCTTTAACAGTTCCATGATTTCTCTTCGTAATTTTCCATCCGTCGACTCATTTGACAGAATTAGAGAATCTTCGTacatcatgttttttttttttttgaaaaaatcttCGTACATCATGTTCCCTCATACATTATACGTAAATCTTGCTGACACATATAGAAGATTTATATCTATGATGGTTACACAAGTTTTGGTTGATACAAACAAAGACTTGACTCttaggagttttttttttttttggaaaagttGACTCTCTTGGGAGTTCTAGCGGTGTTTTAAGGATAAATACAAGCGCCTGCTCTAATTTAAGCTTAGCTTGTTGTCTTTGTGAAATTATGGAAGTGTAAACCAACAGTGTTTTGTTTTACATCTAAACTTCAACGTCGTGAGATtctatttttcctttttgacatctttatttattaattcaaaCAATAGTTTACATACTCACCATGTAGAAAAGtcaaaatatagtttaaaatgaCATGAACAACACAGTAACATAGCAACCTTTTCTTTTTTGAGAAGGGGCTCAAGTAACATATAACTTAATAACTTGACTAACATTACAAGGGACCTTAGCTGTATTTTTAATCATGCGAAACTGTCAATGTGTTACGCTCTTTTCTCAGTTTTTAATACTGTACATCTCCGTCTTAATTCTTACAGAAACTCATTTATAACTTACAGATAATTTGGAGCTTTTAAAGATATTATTACGATGTAACGTATATTAAAGCTAACTAATTTTCAAATCCTAACGACCTCTTGACCCAATAACGCGCGGACCCGACTCGGATCCGGATATACCCAATTGTAACTGAAGGTTGATTATGATATGTAAAGAAAGATCttgttcatttatttgtatAATCATTACCCTCAGACACTGAGACACATACTCAATATCAAAGTTGTTGTTTATTAATGTGATCTTGAGACCAAACACAGAGCATGAGAAGCACCGATGGAAACTGAGATAACCTTGTGCGGACCAAGCTCATCTTCTTCGGTTAAGAAGTTGACTTGGACCGGAGAAGTTTGGATCTCAGGGAGTCCCGGAACTCCTAACTGGAAATCTTTAGCGTTTCCCCACATCCAGAGTTCACCTCCATCTGCCGACAAAAACCAATCCCATGTTtttttagatattattataCCATTTCCAAGTGAACGTAACAAtgtcattacttttttttttacctgttATCGCTGCAGAAGAGGAGCCTCCACAAGCTATGAAGACGATCTTTTTGTCTGCTAATGCTTCGATTTCTGTAGGTACTTGCTGGTTCCGTAGCGAAGCATTACCTAACTGGCCGTGGCCACCGTGTCCCCACGAGAGTACTTTACCTTCCTCTGTTATCATACCAAAACCAAGTAGGTTTTTCAAGTGAAAATTGTATAAAGGACAGACCAAGGAAGAGCTGTTCAGTACTTCAGTCTGC of the Brassica rapa cultivar Chiifu-401-42 chromosome A03, CAAS_Brap_v3.01, whole genome shotgun sequence genome contains:
- the LOC103860544 gene encoding dof zinc finger protein DOF5.4, which gives rise to MQDIHDYSMTGGGGSGGSTGRFYGGGIGGGGGGGDRRMRTHQNNILNHHQSLKCPRCNSLNTKFCYYNNYNLSQPRHFCKNCRRYWTKGGVLRNVPVGGGCRKAKRSKSKQPQPSSPSSADKPTTQNVEEKSSSSESSSLTASNSTAVTVTATAAKVASPRVMDTDMPNLKQYGNGIEWSTLLGQGSSDGGAFSEIGGFTAASMVETTPFGFGGTSVNHQSMADHLKFEDNTVQQQFGDPTAQVDPNMGFEPLDWGSGGGDQTLFDLTSSVDHAYWSQSQWASSDQDQNGLYLP